A single genomic interval of Bradyrhizobium japonicum USDA 6 harbors:
- a CDS encoding nuclear transport factor 2 family protein, translating to MTSPKDIVLNAWKTFSSRDAGRIAALFTDDAEWIAPKGNATAVALDHTDHMVGAQAIARFIAQEMHRMFSEVDIAFRGVYADGGVVIVEERMRATLAGGKPYENDYCFVFTVAGDRIREVREYMDTRKGWRMVFGEEA from the coding sequence GTGACCAGCCCGAAAGACATCGTTCTCAACGCCTGGAAGACCTTTTCGTCGCGCGATGCCGGCCGCATCGCCGCGCTCTTCACCGACGATGCCGAATGGATCGCGCCGAAGGGCAACGCCACCGCCGTCGCGCTCGATCACACCGATCACATGGTAGGCGCGCAAGCGATCGCGCGCTTCATCGCGCAGGAGATGCACAGGATGTTTTCCGAGGTCGATATCGCCTTTCGCGGGGTCTACGCCGACGGCGGCGTCGTGATCGTGGAAGAGAGGATGCGTGCCACGCTTGCGGGCGGCAAGCCCTACGAGAACGACTATTGCTTCGTGTTCACGGTAGCCGGGGACCGCATTCGCGAGGTGCGGGAATACATGGACACACGCAAGGGATGGCGGATGGTGTTCGGCGAGGAGGCATGA
- a CDS encoding bifunctional transcriptional activator/DNA repair enzyme AdaA gives MLSFDDCNAARLRRDPRYDGRFFTAVRTTGIYCRPVCPAKQPLTRNVVYYPTAAAAEASGFRPCLRCRPETAPFCPAWNGTRSTVARAMKLINEGALDEDSVVTLATRLGISSRHLARLFERHVGATPQQLARTLRVQRAKRLLDAGEHTMTDIAFQAGFGSLRRFNAAFAELYGRSPSSLRSSKHA, from the coding sequence ATGCTGAGTTTTGACGACTGCAACGCCGCGCGCCTGCGCAGGGATCCCCGCTATGACGGCCGCTTCTTCACCGCGGTGAGGACCACGGGCATCTATTGCCGCCCGGTCTGTCCGGCCAAGCAGCCGCTGACGCGCAATGTCGTCTATTACCCGACGGCGGCCGCGGCCGAAGCCTCTGGGTTCCGGCCCTGCCTGCGCTGCCGTCCCGAAACCGCACCGTTCTGCCCGGCGTGGAACGGCACGCGTTCGACGGTCGCGCGCGCGATGAAGCTGATCAACGAGGGCGCGCTCGATGAAGATTCGGTGGTGACGCTCGCGACGCGGCTCGGCATCTCCTCGCGTCACCTGGCGCGCTTGTTCGAGCGTCATGTCGGCGCGACGCCGCAGCAGCTTGCCAGGACGCTGCGCGTCCAGCGCGCAAAACGCCTGCTCGATGCCGGCGAACACACCATGACCGACATCGCGTTCCAGGCCGGCTTCGGCAGCCTGCGAAGATTCAATGCCGCGTTCGCCGAGCTCTATGGAAGATCGCCGTCCAGCCTGCGCTCATCGAAGCATGCGTAG
- a CDS encoding Flp family type IVb pilin: MKCLLTEFAADESGATAIEYGLIAAGIALAIIEIIYALGTNLVAKLQSLATALK, translated from the coding sequence TTGAAATGCCTGTTGACCGAATTTGCCGCCGATGAATCCGGCGCCACCGCGATCGAATACGGCCTGATTGCAGCCGGTATCGCGCTGGCGATCATCGAGATCATCTATGCGCTCGGCACCAATCTCGTCGCAAAGCTGCAATCGCTGGCGACGGCGTTGAAATAA